The following coding sequences are from one Sphingomonadaceae bacterium OTU29LAMAA1 window:
- a CDS encoding DUF1345 domain-containing protein, with the protein MSTPQRFWGIGSRVAPPRFAMFALLFAAGLAGFVPALGAGRGIMAAFDVAAAIFLLSLASLFRHGNAERMRRTARDNDANRAALLAITAATMVVILVAVAGEVKGRSDAFAVALVIATLVLAWLFSNMVYALHYAHLFYLPDGGGSDAGGLDFPNCDQPDYWDFLYFSATLGMTFQTSDVSVTARRMRRVVLGQSLAAFVFNLGVLAFTINVLGGG; encoded by the coding sequence ATGAGCACACCGCAACGCTTCTGGGGGATCGGCAGCCGGGTCGCGCCGCCGCGGTTCGCGATGTTCGCCTTGTTGTTCGCCGCCGGGTTGGCGGGGTTCGTTCCGGCGCTCGGCGCGGGACGCGGGATCATGGCGGCGTTCGATGTCGCCGCCGCGATCTTCCTGCTGTCGCTCGCCAGCCTGTTCCGTCACGGCAATGCGGAGCGGATGCGGCGCACCGCGCGCGACAACGATGCCAACCGCGCGGCGTTGCTGGCGATCACCGCGGCGACGATGGTCGTGATCCTGGTCGCGGTGGCGGGAGAGGTGAAGGGACGCAGCGATGCCTTTGCGGTCGCACTGGTGATCGCGACGCTGGTGCTGGCGTGGCTGTTTTCCAACATGGTCTATGCATTGCACTACGCGCATCTGTTCTACCTGCCCGACGGCGGTGGCAGCGATGCCGGCGGACTGGATTTCCCGAACTGCGACCAGCCGGATTACTGGGACTTCCTGTATTTCAGCGCGACGCTGGGGATGACGTTCCAGACGTCGGACGTGTCCGTCACCGCGCGCCGCATGCGCCGCGTGGTGCTGGGACAGAGCCTCGCCGCGTTCGTCTTCAACCTCGGCGTGCTGGCGTTCACGATCAACGTGCTGGGTGGCGGCTAA
- the hisS gene encoding histidine--tRNA ligase has protein sequence MARIETPRRVRGTQDIFGEEQRRFAHVLDTFERVRRLYCFQRVDLPVFEATEVFARSIGETTDVVSKEMYTFPDRGGDSLTLRPEFTAGIARAFLTEGWQQYTPLKLSTSGAVFRYERPQKGRYRQFHQIDAEILGAPEPAADVELLVMADQVLRELGIADGVTLQLNTLGDAETREAWRAGLVAHFEAHRGELSEDSLTRLDKNPMRILDSKDPRDRPIADAAPDIDAYLTDEARAFFDAVTAGLDAAGVAWTRNARLVRGLDYYRHTAFEFVTDRLGAQGTVLAGGRYDGLVESLGGAPTAGVGWAAGVERLAMLLDEPAAAVTAVTVIPVSAQAEPAALSLLSDLRRAHATADMAFRGNMKKRMARANAQGSSLAALVTCSDDGASSIAVKVLGTGQQYDLSDTDVDAFIHAATLYTQGVTDDDVDSDTVLEEMIAEWRDGVWTSQDVTE, from the coding sequence ATGGCCCGTATCGAAACGCCGCGCCGGGTGCGCGGAACCCAGGACATCTTCGGCGAGGAACAGCGTCGCTTCGCGCATGTGCTCGACACGTTCGAACGCGTGCGCCGGCTCTATTGCTTCCAACGCGTCGACCTGCCGGTGTTCGAGGCGACCGAAGTCTTCGCCCGCTCGATCGGCGAGACGACCGACGTCGTGTCGAAGGAGATGTATACCTTTCCCGACCGCGGCGGCGATTCGCTCACCCTGCGTCCGGAGTTTACCGCCGGCATCGCCCGCGCCTTCCTGACCGAGGGCTGGCAGCAATATACGCCGCTCAAGCTCTCCACCAGCGGCGCGGTGTTCCGCTACGAACGCCCGCAAAAGGGCCGATACCGCCAGTTCCACCAGATCGACGCGGAGATCCTCGGCGCGCCCGAGCCGGCGGCGGACGTCGAGCTATTGGTGATGGCCGACCAGGTCCTCCGCGAACTGGGTATCGCGGATGGCGTGACCTTGCAGCTCAACACCCTTGGCGACGCAGAGACGCGCGAAGCGTGGCGAGCAGGCCTCGTCGCGCATTTCGAGGCGCACCGCGGCGAACTGTCCGAAGACAGCCTGACCCGCCTTGACAAGAACCCGATGCGCATCCTCGACAGCAAGGACCCGCGCGATCGCCCCATCGCCGACGCCGCGCCCGACATCGACGCCTATCTGACCGACGAGGCCCGCGCGTTCTTCGACGCGGTCACCGCAGGGCTGGATGCGGCGGGCGTAGCGTGGACCCGCAACGCCCGGCTGGTCCGCGGCCTCGATTACTACCGCCACACCGCATTCGAGTTCGTCACCGACCGTCTCGGCGCACAGGGCACCGTGCTCGCCGGCGGCCGTTACGACGGCCTGGTGGAGTCGCTCGGCGGCGCGCCGACGGCTGGTGTGGGCTGGGCTGCGGGTGTCGAGCGGCTGGCGATGTTGCTCGACGAACCGGCAGCGGCGGTAACGGCGGTCACCGTCATCCCGGTCAGCGCGCAGGCAGAACCTGCCGCCCTGTCGCTGTTAAGTGATTTGCGTCGCGCGCATGCGACCGCTGACATGGCGTTCCGGGGCAACATGAAAAAGCGTATGGCGAGGGCCAATGCGCAAGGGTCGTCACTGGCGGCGTTGGTCACGTGTAGCGATGACGGTGCGTCCTCGATCGCGGTGAAGGTTCTGGGAACCGGTCAGCAATACGACCTGTCGGACACGGACGTGGATGCCTTCATCCACGCGGCGACGCTCTATACGCAAGGCGTAACGGATGACGACGTCGACTCGGACACCGTACTCGAAGAGATGATCGCCGAGTGGAGGGATGGCGTCTGGACGTCGCAGGACGTCACCGAATGA
- the prfA gene encoding peptide chain release factor 1, translating to MTTISPERIAQIEARRDELQALMSTGDLPSDRFVAVSKEYAELEPVAQAAGEVRRLRQEADSLAYIAEDTGDEELRQMAAEELRDNRAALDAADRRLALALLPRDAADERAAMLEIRAGTGGDEAALFAGDLFRMYQRYAEGQGWRVELISGSSSDAGGFKEVVASVTGTGVFAKLKFEAGVHRVQRVPATEAGGRIHTSAATVAVLPEAEEVDVRIDEAKDLRIDVYRSSGPGGQSVNTTDSAVRITHLPTGLVVIQQDEKSQHKNKAKALKVLRTRLYEAERERLASERSGTRKAMVGSGDRSERIRTYNFPQGRVTDHRINLTLHRLPEIMQGEMDELIGALIAQDEAERLASLDG from the coding sequence ATGACCACCATCTCCCCCGAACGGATCGCGCAGATCGAGGCGCGGCGGGACGAGTTGCAGGCGCTCATGTCCACCGGCGACCTGCCCAGCGATCGCTTCGTCGCGGTGTCGAAGGAATATGCCGAACTCGAACCCGTCGCGCAGGCGGCGGGCGAGGTACGGCGGCTGCGGCAGGAGGCGGACAGCCTCGCCTATATAGCCGAGGACACCGGCGACGAGGAACTGCGCCAGATGGCGGCGGAGGAACTGCGCGACAATCGCGCCGCGCTCGACGCCGCCGACCGCCGCCTCGCGCTCGCGCTGCTGCCGCGCGACGCCGCCGACGAACGCGCCGCGATGCTCGAAATCCGCGCCGGCACCGGCGGCGACGAGGCGGCGCTGTTCGCCGGCGACCTGTTCCGCATGTACCAGCGCTATGCCGAGGGGCAGGGCTGGCGCGTCGAGCTCATCAGCGGCTCGTCCTCCGACGCCGGCGGCTTCAAGGAAGTCGTCGCCAGCGTCACCGGCACCGGCGTGTTCGCCAAGCTCAAATTCGAAGCCGGCGTCCACCGCGTCCAGCGCGTTCCCGCCACCGAAGCCGGCGGCCGCATCCACACCTCCGCCGCCACCGTCGCAGTGCTGCCCGAGGCGGAGGAGGTCGACGTCCGCATCGACGAGGCGAAAGACCTGCGCATCGACGTCTACCGCTCGTCCGGCCCCGGCGGCCAGTCGGTCAACACCACCGACAGCGCGGTCCGCATCACCCACCTGCCCACCGGCCTCGTCGTGATCCAGCAGGACGAAAAATCGCAGCACAAGAACAAGGCCAAGGCTTTGAAAGTCCTGCGCACCCGCCTGTACGAGGCGGAGCGCGAACGGCTGGCCAGCGAACGCTCCGGCACGCGCAAGGCGATGGTCGGCTCCGGCGACCGCTCGGAACGCATCCGCACCTACAATTTCCCGCAAGGCCGCGTCACCGACCACCGCATCAACCTGACCCTCCACCGCCTGCCGGAGATCATGCAGGGCGAGATGGACGAACTGATCGGCGCCCTCATCGCCCAGGACGAAGCGGAGCGCCTGGCCTCCTTGGATGGCTGA
- the prmC gene encoding peptide chain release factor N(5)-glutamine methyltransferase: MTLRTALTDAARRFAFSPTARLDAELLLAHALGIDRNALLLDMDRPVPATFAAFVDRRANHEPVAYITGTRGFWTIDLAVGPGALVPRPDSETLLIAAQAHFGTRHPATILDLGTGPGTLLLAALDEWSAHGLGIDRSAQALGYATANAATLGMTDRARFALGHWADAIDARFDLILANPPYIGTGEDLPDEVCAHEPAAALFAGADGLDDYRILAHQLPRLIAPHGCAAVEIGHTQAAQVAALFAAQGLASAVHRDLGDRDRCLLVTPGGGA; encoded by the coding sequence ATGACCCTCCGCACCGCCCTGACCGATGCTGCCAGACGCTTCGCCTTCTCCCCCACCGCGCGCCTCGATGCCGAGCTGCTGTTGGCCCACGCGCTCGGGATCGACCGCAACGCGCTGCTGCTCGATATGGACCGCCCGGTCCCCGCCACCTTCGCCGCATTCGTCGATCGCCGCGCGAACCACGAACCTGTCGCCTATATCACCGGCACCCGCGGCTTCTGGACGATCGATCTCGCCGTCGGCCCCGGCGCGCTGGTCCCGCGCCCCGATAGCGAGACGCTGCTCATCGCCGCGCAAGCCCATTTCGGCACCCGCCACCCCGCCACGATCCTCGACCTCGGCACCGGCCCCGGCACGTTGCTGCTCGCCGCGCTCGACGAATGGTCCGCCCACGGCCTCGGCATCGACCGGTCCGCGCAGGCGCTCGGCTACGCCACCGCCAACGCCGCCACGCTCGGCATGACGGATCGCGCCCGCTTCGCACTCGGCCACTGGGCCGACGCCATCGACGCGCGCTTCGACCTGATCCTAGCCAACCCGCCCTATATCGGCACCGGCGAGGACCTGCCCGACGAGGTGTGCGCCCACGAACCCGCGGCTGCCCTGTTCGCCGGCGCGGACGGCCTCGACGACTATCGTATCCTCGCCCACCAACTCCCCCGCCTGATCGCGCCCCACGGCTGCGCGGCGGTAGAAATAGGCCACACGCAAGCCGCACAAGTCGCCGCACTGTTCGCCGCGCAGGGCCTCGCCAGCGCCGTCCATCGCGACCTCGGCGACCGCGACCGCTGCCTGCTCGTCACCCCCGGGGGCGGGGCTTGA